One stretch of bacterium DNA includes these proteins:
- a CDS encoding CPBP family intramembrane metalloprotease — MFPYQPPEDGGPDPNEPYPGIGASLILVIMAMFASVFTAVALLGLGEIAAQGIGRTIGFGAVASMAIQRIGPPQGRRLGLRRLEPDAIPLILCLVPAVFLMSELDNYAYDWAPDEPNLLESLAPAPSPEDATDAAPERGASGLAEAGEADPTDSDADAGDAGVGERRLIDPEDRWSVLQGLILIAGLVPLIDGFFFFGVIQQGLVRKLGLFQGVFFAGLFWMLMRDYPVTGATRFMVGTVSLLGMGWLLGMVRIATGSVLGPILLSSGWAAIGFVAGAYEGVIEWPGMNVEGTHLPFTLVLASLGIVAWAGWTVVGEAKRRHEAFVAAEPAPDGRRTRTNVHELRPPDEDD, encoded by the coding sequence ATGTTCCCCTACCAGCCGCCCGAAGACGGAGGTCCCGATCCGAACGAGCCCTATCCCGGGATCGGTGCGTCGCTCATTCTCGTGATCATGGCGATGTTCGCGTCGGTGTTCACGGCGGTCGCGCTCCTCGGACTCGGCGAGATCGCCGCGCAGGGCATCGGCCGCACGATCGGCTTCGGCGCGGTCGCGAGCATGGCCATCCAGCGGATCGGCCCGCCGCAGGGAAGGCGGCTCGGGCTGCGTCGCCTCGAGCCGGACGCGATCCCGCTGATCCTGTGCCTGGTACCCGCCGTCTTCCTGATGAGCGAGCTCGACAACTACGCCTACGACTGGGCCCCGGACGAGCCGAACCTGCTCGAGAGCCTCGCACCGGCGCCCTCGCCGGAAGACGCGACGGACGCGGCCCCGGAGAGGGGTGCGTCCGGCCTCGCCGAAGCGGGGGAAGCCGATCCGACCGACTCCGACGCGGACGCAGGGGACGCGGGGGTCGGCGAGCGGAGACTGATCGACCCCGAGGATCGCTGGTCGGTGCTGCAGGGGCTGATCCTGATCGCCGGACTCGTGCCGCTGATCGACGGCTTCTTCTTCTTCGGCGTGATCCAGCAGGGACTGGTCCGCAAGCTCGGCCTCTTCCAGGGCGTCTTCTTCGCCGGGCTCTTCTGGATGTTGATGCGCGACTATCCCGTGACCGGCGCGACGCGCTTCATGGTCGGCACGGTCTCACTCCTCGGGATGGGCTGGCTCCTCGGCATGGTCCGCATCGCGACCGGCTCCGTCCTCGGGCCGATCCTGCTCTCGAGCGGCTGGGCCGCGATCGGTTTCGTCGCGGGCGCCTACGAAGGCGTGATCGAATGGCCCGGGATGAACGTCGAGGGCACGCACCTGCCGTTCACCCTGGTGCTCGCCAGCCTGGGGATCGTCGCCTGGGCAGGCTGGACGGTCGTCGGCGAAGCGAAGCGTCGACACGAGGCGTTCGTCGCGGCAGAGCCCGCGCCGGACGGACGGCGCACGCGCACGAACGTGCACGAGCTGCGTCCCCCGGACGAGGACGACTGA
- the tmk gene encoding dTMP kinase, which yields MKRGQLIVFEGIDGCGKSTQLRRLADTLRARGLDPVVTREPTDGPWGRKIRAMARSGEAVEPETELAWFFEDRREHMREVVTPALEAGRIVLSDRSYVSTVAYQGARGLDPEKILADSEAEFERPDLVLVFEIPPEAGLARVDARGGTSEPVFENLPFQERVAAIFAALDVEGLVRIDADRDEESIARDVENVVEAKIGTVDP from the coding sequence GTGAAGCGCGGGCAACTGATCGTGTTCGAGGGCATCGACGGCTGCGGCAAGTCGACGCAGCTCCGTCGGTTGGCGGACACGCTGCGGGCGCGCGGACTCGATCCGGTCGTCACTCGGGAGCCGACGGATGGACCCTGGGGCCGCAAGATCCGGGCGATGGCCCGGAGCGGCGAGGCGGTCGAGCCCGAAACGGAGCTCGCCTGGTTCTTCGAGGATCGGCGCGAACACATGCGCGAGGTCGTGACCCCTGCCCTCGAGGCGGGCCGGATCGTGCTGTCGGATCGCAGCTACGTCTCGACCGTCGCCTATCAGGGCGCGCGCGGCCTCGACCCGGAGAAGATCCTCGCCGACAGCGAGGCCGAGTTCGAGCGGCCGGATCTGGTGCTCGTCTTCGAGATCCCGCCGGAGGCCGGGCTCGCCCGGGTCGACGCGAGGGGCGGGACGAGCGAGCCGGTCTTCGAGAACCTGCCCTTTCAAGAGCGTGTCGCTGCGATCTTCGCGGCGCTCGACGTCGAGGGGCTCGTTCGGATCGACGCCGATCGAGACGAGGAGTCGATCGCGCGCGACGTGGAGAACGTCGTGGAGGCCAAGATCGGGACCGTCGACCCCTAG
- the atpE gene encoding ATP synthase F0 subunit C, whose protein sequence is MRRFLNTLVWAVVFFAVPAVAFAADGDATGPGLGAGLAVGLAGLGCGIGQGLTAGNTTAGIARNPGAAGGMFTNFILGMVLIESIAIYGLVIAFLLQGKI, encoded by the coding sequence ATGCGTCGCTTCCTCAACACCCTCGTCTGGGCCGTCGTCTTCTTCGCCGTTCCCGCGGTCGCGTTCGCGGCCGACGGCGACGCCACCGGTCCCGGCCTCGGTGCGGGCCTCGCGGTCGGTCTCGCCGGTCTCGGCTGCGGCATCGGCCAGGGCCTCACCGCGGGCAACACCACCGCGGGCATCGCGCGCAACCCGGGCGCCGCGGGCGGCATGTTCACGAACTTCATCCTCGGCATGGTCCTGATCGAGTCGATCGCGATTTACGGCCTCGTCATCGCCTTCCTCCTCCAGGGAAAGATCTGA
- a CDS encoding F0F1 ATP synthase subunit A, with protein MNLFHSLEHVVHIPWVYLSAIFAALVLLMAGLSVRRAAAGESGIVPDEGMSIRNVVEVVIEALGDLGETTIGENWRNYFPVVGSIFFFVLISNVMSLIPGMLGSTGDVNVTFAWAIISFGVYNFVGIKQHGWKYIYQFMGPAIMNKEIGGKHYHVRLLAPIFLILEIPLHFARILTLGIRLLANMFADHTVVLVWLGLVPIAVPAIFMGLGLLVSFLQAFVFALLTMIYIGQALEEPH; from the coding sequence ATGAATCTCTTCCATAGCCTCGAACACGTTGTCCACATTCCGTGGGTCTATCTCTCCGCGATCTTCGCCGCGCTCGTGCTCCTGATGGCGGGCCTGTCGGTCCGCCGCGCGGCGGCTGGCGAGAGCGGGATCGTCCCCGACGAAGGCATGTCGATCCGCAACGTCGTCGAGGTCGTGATCGAAGCCCTCGGCGACCTGGGGGAGACCACGATCGGCGAGAACTGGCGGAACTACTTCCCCGTCGTCGGTTCGATCTTCTTCTTCGTGCTGATCTCGAACGTGATGAGCCTGATCCCGGGCATGCTCGGATCGACGGGCGACGTCAACGTGACCTTCGCCTGGGCGATCATCTCCTTCGGTGTCTACAACTTCGTCGGGATCAAGCAGCACGGCTGGAAGTACATCTACCAGTTCATGGGTCCCGCGATCATGAACAAGGAGATCGGCGGAAAGCACTATCACGTGCGACTGCTCGCCCCGATCTTCCTGATCCTCGAGATTCCGCTCCACTTCGCGCGGATCCTGACGCTGGGCATTCGTCTGCTCGCCAACATGTTCGCGGACCACACGGTCGTCCTCGTCTGGCTCGGTCTCGTGCCGATCGCGGTCCCCGCGATCTTCATGGGTCTCGGCCTGCTGGTCAGCTTCCTGCAGGCCTTCGTCTTCGCGCTGCTCACGATGATCTACATCGGACAGGCGCTCGAGGAGCCGCACTAG
- a CDS encoding AtpZ/AtpI family protein has product MSSPPEYPGRRQLEKKVERLSGAPGGRAYEGAFEAVGAILIATLFGYWFDQHYETTPAGVLVGAGIGFAAFVLRLVRLGKQLHGDGTGETDAQPPAPEEGDASEGPGENAGLADILTEDEDETATPRKD; this is encoded by the coding sequence GTGAGTTCGCCCCCGGAATATCCCGGTCGTCGACAGCTCGAGAAAAAAGTCGAGCGGCTGTCCGGGGCACCCGGTGGTCGCGCGTACGAGGGCGCCTTCGAAGCAGTCGGCGCGATCCTGATCGCGACGCTCTTCGGATACTGGTTCGACCAACACTACGAAACGACACCCGCCGGCGTTCTCGTCGGCGCAGGAATCGGGTTCGCGGCCTTCGTGCTCCGACTCGTTCGCCTGGGCAAGCAGCTCCACGGTGACGGGACGGGCGAGACGGACGCGCAACCGCCGGCTCCTGAAGAAGGGGATGCGAGCGAGGGACCCGGCGAGAACGCGGGCCTGGCGGACATCCTGACGGAAGACGAAGACGAGACCGCGACCCCGCGGAAGGATTGA
- the hemL gene encoding glutamate-1-semialdehyde 2,1-aminomutase, whose protein sequence is MSPKRPSASKREFTRAKRSIPGGVNSPVRAYGSVGGTPPFVESARGCRLRDIDGREFIDYVGSWGPMILGHAHPKVLAAVRDAMKLGTSFGAPTVRESDLAEAIRGALPSVQKVRMVSSGTEATMSALRLARGVTGRDRILKFDGCYHGHSDGLLVGAGSGVATLGIPGSPGVPKAMTDLTIVAPFNDLAATRKAFEKWGKDIAAIIVEPIAGNMGCIPPVPGFLKGLRELCDEFGALLIFDEVMTGFRVAPGGAQRLYKVKPDLTTLGKVVGGGLPAAAYGGRRDLMDRIAPAGDVYQAGTLSGNPLAVAAGLQTLALLEAEGTYEILSARAGALVEGLSKRAEARDIPFTARHVGGMLGFFFHTGPVDDFAQAQQSDAAAFKRFFSAMLDEGIYLAPSAYEAGFVSLAHRPRDIAETLDAAEIAFDRVARLR, encoded by the coding sequence ATGAGCCCCAAGCGTCCCTCCGCCTCGAAGCGCGAGTTCACCCGCGCCAAGCGCAGCATTCCGGGCGGTGTGAACAGCCCGGTACGTGCGTACGGATCCGTGGGCGGCACGCCGCCCTTCGTCGAGTCGGCCAGGGGCTGCCGGCTCCGCGACATCGATGGCCGCGAGTTCATCGATTACGTGGGTTCCTGGGGACCGATGATCCTGGGGCACGCCCATCCGAAGGTGCTCGCGGCGGTGCGGGACGCGATGAAGCTCGGGACGAGCTTCGGGGCGCCCACGGTCCGGGAGTCCGACCTCGCGGAGGCGATCCGCGGGGCGCTGCCCTCCGTCCAGAAGGTCCGCATGGTGAGCTCCGGGACCGAAGCGACGATGAGCGCCCTCCGGCTGGCGCGCGGGGTGACGGGCCGCGACCGGATCCTGAAATTCGACGGCTGCTACCACGGTCATTCCGACGGCCTCCTGGTCGGCGCGGGGTCCGGTGTGGCGACACTCGGCATCCCCGGGTCGCCGGGCGTGCCGAAGGCGATGACCGATCTGACGATCGTGGCGCCCTTCAACGACCTCGCCGCGACGCGGAAAGCGTTCGAGAAGTGGGGAAAGGACATCGCCGCGATCATCGTGGAGCCCATCGCGGGCAACATGGGCTGCATCCCGCCCGTGCCCGGGTTCCTGAAGGGTCTCCGCGAGCTGTGCGACGAGTTCGGCGCCCTGCTGATCTTCGACGAGGTGATGACCGGCTTCCGGGTCGCGCCGGGCGGCGCCCAGCGGCTCTACAAGGTCAAGCCCGACCTCACGACCCTCGGCAAGGTCGTGGGGGGCGGCCTGCCGGCGGCGGCGTATGGCGGTCGGCGGGACCTGATGGACCGGATCGCACCCGCGGGCGACGTCTACCAGGCCGGAACCCTCTCCGGGAATCCCCTCGCCGTCGCCGCGGGGCTCCAGACCCTGGCGCTCCTCGAGGCCGAGGGTACCTACGAGATCCTCTCGGCCCGGGCCGGAGCCCTCGTCGAGGGCCTCTCGAAGCGGGCCGAGGCCCGGGACATCCCGTTCACCGCGCGCCACGTCGGCGGGATGCTCGGGTTCTTCTTCCACACGGGTCCCGTCGACGACTTCGCCCAGGCGCAGCAATCTGATGCAGCCGCCTTCAAGCGCTTCTTCTCCGCCATGCTGGACGAGGGGATCTATCTCGCGCCGTCCGCCTACGAGGCCGGATTCGTGTCCCTGGCCCACCGTCCCCGGGACATCGCCGAGACCCTCGACGCGGCGGAAATCGCCTTCGACCGCGTCGCACGGTTGCGTTGA
- the gyrA gene encoding DNA gyrase subunit A, protein MNIEDEVRSSFLAYSMSVIISRALPDVRDGLKPVHRRILYAMNQEGLLPNRPYSKSAGVVGEVLKHYHPHGDSAVYDSMVRMAQDFSLRYPLVDGQGNFGSIDGDSAAAYRYTEARLARLAEEMLRDIDRETVDFQPNFDGQMEEPIVLPTRFPNLLANGSAGIAVGMATNVPPHNLRELTAALILEAENPDCGLDDLLEKMPGPDFPTGAMLCGTDGIRSYYATGRGHLTLRAKAEFEETKRGMRIVVTEIPYQVNKALLLERIADLVKEGRLEGISDLRDESSREGMRVVVELKKDVSEDVLLNQLYKMTPLQTTFGVNLLALVNGRPQTLSIKEALRHFIEFRKEVVIRRAIYDLAQAEARAHILEGFAIALDHLDEIIALIRAAADAATARAQLMERYDLSERQAQAILDMRLRALTAMERQRVLDELEELRAKIADLKDLLASDDRILEVVIDELREVEEKFGDDRRTELAPAIDGITNEDLIVEEDMVVTLSHKGYIKRNPVTLYRAQRRGGKGAKGMATREEDFVRHLGVASTHAYLLFFTNLGRLHWLKVHELPQLGRAAKGKAIVNVLALQEGETVQTMLPVRSFEDAADEFIILSTRQGVIKKTSLSAFSNPRKAGIIAINLSDGDELISAGRSGGGDDVLLATRLGKSIRFAETDARAMGRTATGVRGIALASGDEVVGMEILAGDAQILTTTERGYGKRTPLDDYRPQKRGGQGIINIRANERNGPVIGIAQVVDDDDVMLITDGGQVLRCPVDGISSMGRATQGVRVMRLDSDEKLVSIARLAEEDIADDGESGGGDSAEG, encoded by the coding sequence GTGAACATCGAGGACGAAGTCCGCTCTTCGTTCCTCGCCTACTCCATGTCGGTCATCATCAGCCGCGCGCTCCCCGACGTGCGCGACGGGCTCAAGCCGGTCCACCGCCGGATCCTCTACGCGATGAACCAGGAGGGGCTGCTCCCGAATCGTCCCTACTCGAAGTCGGCGGGCGTCGTCGGCGAGGTGCTCAAGCACTACCACCCCCACGGCGACTCCGCGGTCTACGACTCGATGGTCCGGATGGCTCAGGACTTCTCGCTCCGCTATCCGCTCGTCGACGGCCAGGGCAACTTCGGCTCGATCGACGGTGACTCCGCAGCGGCCTATCGGTACACCGAGGCGCGCCTGGCCCGGCTCGCCGAAGAGATGCTCCGCGACATCGACCGGGAAACGGTCGACTTCCAGCCCAACTTCGACGGCCAGATGGAAGAGCCCATCGTTCTTCCGACCCGATTCCCGAATCTCCTGGCGAACGGCTCCGCGGGGATCGCCGTCGGGATGGCGACGAACGTCCCGCCCCACAACCTGCGCGAGCTGACCGCGGCGCTGATTCTCGAAGCCGAGAATCCGGATTGCGGGCTCGACGATCTGCTCGAGAAGATGCCCGGCCCGGACTTCCCGACCGGCGCGATGCTCTGCGGGACCGACGGGATCCGCAGCTACTACGCGACTGGACGCGGCCACCTGACGCTGCGTGCGAAGGCCGAGTTCGAGGAGACGAAGCGCGGGATGCGCATCGTCGTCACCGAGATCCCCTACCAGGTCAACAAGGCGCTGCTTCTCGAGCGGATCGCCGACCTGGTGAAGGAAGGACGCCTCGAAGGCATCTCCGACCTGCGCGACGAATCGAGTCGCGAAGGCATGCGCGTGGTCGTCGAGCTCAAGAAGGACGTGTCGGAAGACGTGCTCCTGAACCAGCTCTACAAGATGACGCCGCTCCAGACGACCTTCGGCGTGAACCTGCTGGCGTTGGTGAACGGCCGGCCGCAGACGCTCTCGATCAAGGAGGCGCTCCGTCACTTCATCGAGTTCCGCAAGGAAGTCGTCATCCGGCGCGCGATCTACGATCTCGCGCAGGCGGAGGCGCGGGCGCACATCCTCGAGGGCTTCGCGATCGCCCTCGATCATCTCGACGAGATCATCGCGCTGATCCGCGCGGCGGCGGACGCCGCGACGGCGCGCGCGCAGTTGATGGAGCGCTACGACCTCTCCGAGCGACAGGCCCAGGCCATCCTGGACATGCGCCTGCGCGCCCTGACCGCGATGGAGCGTCAGCGCGTCCTCGACGAGCTCGAAGAGCTCCGCGCGAAGATCGCCGACCTGAAGGACCTGCTCGCGAGCGATGACCGGATCCTCGAGGTGGTGATCGACGAGCTGCGCGAGGTCGAGGAGAAGTTCGGCGACGATCGCCGGACCGAGCTCGCCCCGGCGATCGACGGGATCACGAACGAGGACCTGATCGTCGAAGAGGACATGGTCGTCACCCTGTCCCACAAGGGCTACATCAAGCGTAATCCGGTCACCCTCTATCGTGCGCAGCGCAGAGGGGGCAAGGGTGCGAAGGGCATGGCGACCCGCGAAGAGGATTTCGTGCGCCATCTCGGGGTCGCCTCGACCCACGCCTACCTGCTCTTCTTCACGAACCTCGGCCGACTCCACTGGCTCAAGGTCCACGAGCTCCCGCAGCTCGGGCGCGCCGCGAAAGGCAAGGCGATCGTGAACGTGCTCGCACTCCAGGAAGGCGAGACCGTGCAGACGATGCTTCCGGTGCGAAGCTTCGAAGACGCGGCGGACGAGTTCATCATCCTGTCCACCCGACAAGGGGTGATCAAGAAGACGTCTCTCTCGGCGTTTTCGAATCCGCGCAAGGCGGGCATCATCGCGATCAACCTGTCCGACGGCGACGAGCTGATCTCGGCGGGTCGCAGCGGCGGCGGCGACGACGTCCTGTTGGCGACTCGCCTCGGAAAGTCGATCCGCTTCGCGGAGACCGACGCGCGCGCGATGGGCCGGACGGCAACCGGGGTTCGTGGGATCGCCCTGGCCTCCGGCGACGAGGTCGTCGGGATGGAGATCCTGGCCGGTGACGCGCAGATCCTGACGACGACCGAACGCGGCTACGGGAAGCGCACGCCCCTCGACGACTACCGCCCGCAGAAGCGCGGCGGTCAGGGCATCATCAACATCCGCGCGAACGAGCGGAACGGTCCGGTGATCGGAATCGCGCAGGTGGTCGACGACGACGACGTCATGCTGATCACCGACGGCGGACAGGTGCTCCGCTGCCCGGTCGACGGCATCTCGTCGATGGGTCGGGCGACCCAGGGCGTTCGCGTGATGCGTCTCGATTCCGACGAGAAGCTGGTGTCGATCGCGCGCCTCGCGGAAGAGGACATCGCGGACGACGGCGAAAGCGGGGGCGGGGACTCTGCCGAAGGCTAA
- the gyrB gene encoding DNA topoisomerase (ATP-hydrolyzing) subunit B: MSYDASSIEVLEGLEPVRKRPAMYIGSTSPDGLHHLVYEIVDNSIDEALAGYCSEIHVTIEDDGSVTVVDNGRGIPTDMHPVENRPACEVVLTTLHAGGKFDENSYKVSGGLHGVGISVVNALSTKLEIEIKRGGKTHTQSFSRGTPTSGLEVIGETDETGTTVRFDPDPEIFPVTEFSFDVLSKRLRELAFLNAGVRIIIRDARNDKHHDFCYEGGINSFVQHLNEKRNPLHEEPIYLNGQRSFDDHGREVTVDAEISLQYNDSYNESVYSFANNINTVEGGTHLVGFRTALTRTLNRYIAANAKGGGKGKNDSPSVSGEDLREGLCAVISVKIPQPEFEGQTKTKLGTSEVRGVVEGIVYQQLTSFLEENPRVAKPIVAKIVDTARAREAARKARDLARRKGALSDFSLPGKLADCQERDAAKCEIFIVEGDSAGGTAKQGRSRETQAILPIRGKILNVERARIDRMLASAEIQAIIAALGTGIGEDFDADKARYHKVIIMTDADVDGSHIRTLLLTFFYRQMRELIERGYLYVAQPPLFKAKRGKTSRYLKDEPELEDYLFGLALDGAIVACGDGNEREGDSLNTLLKNASARQKCLDHFNIRLFDERIVDAAAHVARPTAEDVQDERVLLDEVVPLIEAEIERGRPADGEETVDELAWTTEAELDGSGFKLVAKTRRNGQTLRSALDRSLVDSGDFQKMIRLTGELAELGPAPYTLRHGDRAPEDFTLITSLLARILEIANKGLSIQRYKGLGEMNPDQLAETTMSAENRNLVQIRVEDAVEADDVFTTLMGDVVEPRRRFIEDNALSVANLDV; the protein is encoded by the coding sequence GTGAGCTACGACGCCAGTTCGATCGAAGTCCTCGAAGGCCTTGAGCCCGTTCGCAAGCGACCCGCGATGTACATCGGCTCGACGAGCCCCGATGGTCTGCATCACCTGGTCTACGAGATCGTCGACAACTCGATCGACGAAGCGCTCGCGGGATACTGCAGCGAGATCCACGTCACGATCGAGGACGACGGAAGCGTGACCGTCGTCGACAACGGTCGCGGCATTCCGACGGACATGCATCCCGTCGAGAATCGCCCCGCCTGCGAAGTCGTGTTGACCACGCTCCACGCCGGCGGGAAGTTCGACGAGAACTCCTACAAGGTGTCGGGCGGTCTGCACGGGGTCGGCATCTCGGTCGTGAACGCGCTGTCGACGAAGCTCGAAATCGAGATCAAGCGCGGCGGCAAGACCCACACCCAATCCTTCTCCCGCGGCACGCCGACGAGTGGACTCGAGGTGATCGGAGAGACGGACGAGACCGGAACGACCGTCCGCTTCGATCCCGATCCGGAGATCTTCCCGGTCACGGAGTTCTCCTTCGACGTCCTGTCGAAGCGGCTCCGCGAGCTCGCCTTCCTCAATGCCGGTGTGCGCATCATCATCCGCGATGCCCGCAACGACAAGCATCACGACTTCTGTTACGAGGGCGGGATCAACTCCTTCGTGCAGCATCTCAACGAGAAGCGAAACCCGCTGCACGAAGAGCCGATCTATCTGAACGGCCAGCGCAGCTTCGACGACCATGGACGCGAAGTGACCGTCGATGCCGAGATCTCGCTCCAATACAACGATTCGTACAACGAATCGGTCTATTCGTTCGCGAACAACATCAACACGGTCGAAGGCGGAACCCATCTCGTCGGCTTCCGGACGGCGCTCACGCGAACGCTCAACCGCTACATCGCGGCGAACGCGAAGGGCGGCGGAAAGGGCAAGAACGATTCTCCGTCGGTCTCCGGCGAGGATCTCCGCGAAGGACTCTGCGCCGTCATCTCCGTCAAGATTCCCCAGCCCGAATTCGAGGGACAGACGAAGACGAAGCTCGGAACGAGCGAGGTCCGCGGTGTCGTCGAAGGGATCGTCTACCAGCAGCTGACGAGCTTCCTCGAGGAGAATCCGCGCGTTGCGAAGCCGATCGTCGCGAAGATCGTCGACACGGCGCGCGCCCGCGAAGCGGCCCGCAAGGCCCGCGACCTGGCCCGCCGAAAGGGCGCGCTCTCCGACTTCAGTCTGCCGGGGAAGCTCGCCGATTGTCAGGAACGCGATGCCGCGAAGTGCGAGATCTTCATCGTCGAGGGCGACTCCGCAGGGGGAACCGCGAAGCAGGGACGATCGCGCGAGACCCAGGCGATCCTGCCGATCCGCGGAAAGATCCTGAACGTCGAGCGTGCCCGGATCGATCGCATGCTCGCGAGCGCCGAGATCCAGGCGATCATCGCTGCCCTCGGGACGGGGATCGGCGAAGACTTCGACGCCGACAAGGCGCGCTACCACAAGGTCATCATCATGACCGACGCGGACGTGGACGGCTCGCACATCCGTACGCTCTTGCTGACGTTCTTCTATCGCCAGATGCGGGAGCTGATCGAGCGCGGATACCTCTACGTCGCTCAGCCGCCGCTCTTCAAGGCCAAGCGCGGGAAGACGAGTCGCTACCTCAAGGACGAGCCGGAGCTCGAGGACTATCTCTTCGGCCTCGCCCTCGACGGGGCCATCGTCGCGTGCGGAGACGGGAATGAGCGCGAGGGCGATTCGCTGAACACGCTGCTCAAGAACGCCAGCGCGCGGCAGAAATGCCTCGACCACTTCAACATCCGACTCTTCGACGAGCGGATCGTGGATGCGGCCGCCCACGTTGCACGGCCGACGGCGGAGGACGTGCAGGACGAGCGGGTCCTGCTCGACGAAGTCGTCCCCCTGATCGAGGCGGAGATCGAGCGCGGCCGCCCGGCCGACGGGGAAGAGACGGTCGACGAGCTCGCCTGGACGACGGAGGCGGAGCTCGACGGGAGCGGCTTCAAGCTGGTCGCCAAGACCCGCCGAAACGGCCAGACGCTTCGGAGTGCCCTCGATCGGTCGCTCGTCGATTCGGGCGACTTCCAGAAGATGATCCGCTTGACCGGCGAGCTCGCCGAGCTCGGACCGGCGCCCTACACGCTGCGCCACGGCGACCGTGCGCCCGAGGACTTCACGCTGATCACGAGCCTGCTCGCGCGCATCCTCGAGATCGCGAACAAGGGGCTCTCGATCCAGCGCTACAAGGGCCTCGGCGAGATGAACCCCGACCAGCTGGCGGAGACGACGATGAGTGCGGAGAACCGCAACCTCGTCCAGATTCGAGTGGAAGACGCCGTCGAAGCCGACGACGTCTTCACGACCCTGATGGGGGACGTCGTCGAGCCGCGCCGCCGCTTCATCGAGGACAACGCGCTCAGCGTCGCGAACCTCGACGTCTAG
- the dnaN gene encoding DNA polymerase III subunit beta: MKLSITKSEFLRGLGRIQSIVEKRNSMPILANTLIEAPTTGEDALLQLAATDLEVGVRSQHAANVSEAGGLTVSAKKLFEIVRELSDEKIELEATANSYLEIRCNRSRFTLAGTAAEEYPTLPEFSPEKTVPVSAGVLSAMIERTMYAASVDETRYNLNGVYLEVLDETGEIRLVATDGHRLACADREIDGDASALASGVIIPRKGLGELKRLVDEDDAEEIELAFANNSGLARKGDVTLVMRLIEGEFPNYNQVIPKDLTRHLVLPTDSLVQAVRRVALLSSERSRAVKLELSDGQLVISSNNPDLGDAREELDVDYAGDELTIGFNARYLMDAINAIQAKEIRFSFQDELSPSRITPPEDEKTLAVVMPMRI, translated from the coding sequence ATGAAACTCTCGATCACAAAATCCGAATTCCTGCGCGGTCTCGGACGCATCCAATCGATCGTCGAGAAGCGCAACTCGATGCCCATCCTGGCGAACACGCTGATCGAGGCACCGACGACCGGGGAAGACGCACTGCTCCAACTCGCGGCGACCGATCTCGAAGTCGGCGTCCGCAGTCAGCATGCGGCGAACGTAAGCGAAGCCGGTGGTCTGACCGTTTCCGCGAAGAAGCTCTTCGAGATCGTGCGTGAGCTGTCGGACGAGAAGATCGAGCTCGAAGCGACGGCGAACTCGTATCTCGAGATCCGATGCAATCGCAGCCGCTTCACCCTTGCCGGCACGGCCGCCGAGGAATATCCCACACTGCCCGAATTCAGCCCGGAGAAGACGGTTCCCGTCTCTGCGGGTGTGCTCTCGGCGATGATCGAGCGGACGATGTACGCCGCTTCCGTCGACGAGACCCGGTACAACCTGAACGGCGTCTACCTCGAGGTCCTGGACGAGACCGGTGAAATCCGGCTCGTCGCGACGGATGGCCATCGACTCGCTTGTGCCGATCGCGAGATCGATGGCGATGCGAGTGCGCTCGCGAGCGGCGTGATCATTCCGCGCAAGGGACTCGGCGAGCTGAAGCGACTCGTCGACGAAGACGATGCGGAAGAGATCGAGCTCGCGTTCGCGAACAACAGTGGCCTCGCGCGCAAGGGCGACGTCACGCTCGTGATGCGACTGATCGAAGGCGAGTTCCCGAACTACAACCAGGTCATCCCGAAGGATCTCACTCGTCACCTGGTGCTTCCGACCGATTCACTGGTGCAGGCGGTGCGTCGGGTCGCGCTGCTTTCATCGGAACGAAGTCGCGCGGTCAAGCTCGAGCTCTCGGACGGACAGCTGGTGATCAGCTCGAACAATCCGGACCTGGGTGACGCCCGCGAAGAGCTCGACGTCGACTACGCCGGTGACGAGCTCACGATCGGTTTCAACGCCCGCTATCTGATGGATGCGATCAACGCGATCCAGGCGAAGGAAATCCGGTTCTCGTTCCAGGACGAGCTCTCGCCGTCCCGCATCACGCCGCCCGAGGACGAGAAGACCCTGGCCGTCGTGATGCCGATGCGGATCTGA
- the rpmH gene encoding 50S ribosomal protein L34, which produces MKRTFQPSRIKRLRKHGFRERMKTKSGRAILKRRRAKGRKRLAATVASK; this is translated from the coding sequence ATGAAGCGGACATTTCAGCCCAGTCGAATCAAGCGCCTCCGCAAGCACGGTTTCCGTGAGCGGATGAAGACCAAGTCCGGCCGCGCGATCCTGAAGCGCCGCCGGGCGAAAGGTCGTAAGCGCCTCGCCGCGACCGTCGCCTCCAAGTAG